In the genome of Rhodanobacter soli, the window TGCCTTCGGCATGCCGCCCCAGACCCTGCGTCGAAGCGCGGGCGTCTGACTCCACGTGTTGCTGCAGGGTGGGCGATCGCCATGCGTTGCGTGCGTGGCGCCCGAGTCGCGCTGGCAGTTTTCGCCGGGAAATTGTCCTTGTGGGCAATGGTCGAACCTGCGATAAAAAAGTGCGCCTCGGCTGCGTGAGCAACGCGCGTCCGACCCCGCTTGAGCGCTTGCGGGCTTGCGCCAACCAGGTGGCCCTTGGCGGCATGCGAACGTGCAGATTCGATGCGTGTCCTGCAGCGGGGCTGAAAATTCACCACACCACGGCTCGAGGTTTCACATGCGTCTGATTCTGCTCGTTTCGGCAATGCTCCTGTGTCTGGGTGTGGTGCGGGCGTCCCCATCCTCTCCCGCGGCGTCCCCGACGCGGCTCGACCACATCCTTCTCTGGGGGCGCGGCATCGATCAGGTGACCTCGGTCATGGCGGTCAAGCTGGGCTTTCAGGTGCGGCCCGGACATGACCCGGGCGGGGTCGCCAACCGCTACGTCCGGTTCGCCGACAGCAGCTTCATCGAACTACTGGGCATCACCCGGCCCGATCCGGCTTTCGATCCGGGCATGAAGGAGGACCAGCAGGCGCTCAAGGGCGGGCCCGGATCGCGCAGCTTCGGTTTTCGGTCCTCCGAGCTCGATGCGATCTACCGCCGGCTCAAGAGACTCAACTATGCAGTCACGCCCTTTTTCACAGGGCCGGACAGCGCGAAGCCGGGCTGGCGATTGTTCGCGTTCAATCACGCGCCGCTGTCGAGCAACACCTTCTTCATCGACTATGCCGCCGACTACGCCCCCGACCAGTTTGATCCTTCGAATGCCGGCGATTACCGGGCAACGCGCGAACACCCCAACGGTGCGCGCGAATTGTCGGCGATGTGGCTGGTGTCGGCCGATGCGGATGCCGACCGCAGGCAGCTCGAAACGATGGGCTTTGGCCACGCAGTGCCGGTCAAGTTGCCCCAGCTCGGCGCCACGGGCTTTTGCGTGCCGGTCGGACCGACGGCGCTGCTGGCGCTTCAGCCTGACGGCGCGGGTGTCGCCGCCGAGGTGATGGCCGGTGGTGGCTCGCGCGTCCTGGGCGTGAGCGTCGGCGTCGCCGATCTGGCGCGTGCGCAACGCTGGGTCGAACGCGGCTACGAGCGCAGGCTGACAACCTACCGCGGTCTGTCCGGCGAATCCTTCCTTGCGCCGACGCGGGACGACCTCGGTCTGTCGATCGAATTCCACGCGATCCAGCCCGGCATGGCGCCGTGTGCCGATGCGGGCATCTAGCTTGGCCACATCGGCAAGAAGGTGCGCTGTTCGCTGGAACTCGAGGCGCCTTCCCGCGCCGTACACGTGTCGGGCGGCAACGTGAACACAAGGATCCCGTGATCACGTGCCACCAGACGTCCCGTCGGGGTCGTCGTCGATCGATGTGGGGCAGCGACATGACAACGACGCCTGAAACCAGTTGGCCCGCGCTGCCTTACGGCGCATGGAAGGACACCTACGCAACCCTGCATATGTGGCTGCAGGTGATCGGCAAGGTCGCGCTGGCGCAGGCGCCGCCACTCAATCATTGCTGGTCGGTGGCCTTGCGCGTCACGCCGCGGGGACTGGCGACGCGCTCGCTGCCGTA includes:
- a CDS encoding VOC family protein, coding for MRLILLVSAMLLCLGVVRASPSSPAASPTRLDHILLWGRGIDQVTSVMAVKLGFQVRPGHDPGGVANRYVRFADSSFIELLGITRPDPAFDPGMKEDQQALKGGPGSRSFGFRSSELDAIYRRLKRLNYAVTPFFTGPDSAKPGWRLFAFNHAPLSSNTFFIDYAADYAPDQFDPSNAGDYRATREHPNGARELSAMWLVSADADADRRQLETMGFGHAVPVKLPQLGATGFCVPVGPTALLALQPDGAGVAAEVMAGGGSRVLGVSVGVADLARAQRWVERGYERRLTTYRGLSGESFLAPTRDDLGLSIEFHAIQPGMAPCADAGI